In one window of Tumebacillus algifaecis DNA:
- a CDS encoding DMT family transporter, giving the protein MNRNWMIVLIAAVFEVAWVMGLKHAETPNQWSGTGIAILVSMVLLIKASQKLPLGTTYAVFTGLGTAGTVVVEMAVFGEPFHIAKVLLILLLLGGVVGLKTVTPDKKTKGGA; this is encoded by the coding sequence ATGAATCGCAACTGGATGATCGTATTGATCGCCGCTGTCTTCGAGGTCGCGTGGGTGATGGGGCTGAAACATGCAGAGACCCCGAATCAGTGGTCGGGAACAGGCATCGCCATCTTGGTCTCGATGGTGCTTTTGATCAAAGCGTCGCAAAAATTGCCGCTTGGAACGACCTATGCGGTGTTTACCGGGCTTGGTACGGCGGGGACGGTCGTGGTGGAGATGGCCGTTTTCGGTGAGCCGTTTCATATTGCGAAAGTGCTGTTGATCCTGCTGCTGCTCGGCGGCGTCGTCGGGCTGAAAACGGTCACGCCGGACAAGAAAACGAAAGGAGGAGCTTGA
- the helD gene encoding RNA polymerase recycling motor HelD, protein MTIKLHRDYGQECTRLDETKDYIEYVLHESEHNEKAIRENIKEAYANLNSLDASEGYIALLTNVKFFEMTRGNIRQLQQVKKRPYFCRIDVQPDDTDKIQPLYIGKASLFRPDTQEPVIVDWRSPIANVYYEGRIGEVSYETATGTERAELHLKRQYTIEEGNLLDYRDIDITTRDELLQESLGGSADSRLKDIVSTIQEEQNRVIRADMHRPMIVQGAAGSGKTTIALHRIAYLIYTYGDRFNPDQFMILAPHQLFLKYIADVLPELGVEAVRQTTYLDFVQENIGKKLKLTDPNLRLFHFLEGGDDLEQLRFISRFKGSATCKQLIDRYLDRVTLRLLPQDNCMLGKRVIATAEEIAKFLREDYVHLPIYKRVEKVKKILQDRLKVKKKQLQKDILDHYDERLEVALAMQNPVQRKAKVIKLMDDKEALLKKMEADAKTLVKTYMAQFSKLDLAAHYREFWQDEVLLSTAMSELELRGVQEHSLALLGKKRMELEDTAALLYLQHKLFGLLTEVKVRNLVIDEAQDYSIFQLLALKEVLGSEMFTILGDLSQGIHSYRGVESWESVLETVFPNGNCQFLVLEQSYRTTVEIMTLANRVIVHSKTPNLVLAKPVVRHGEEPKQSVFATEQELIAQVLADSERYRAEGLNSLAVIGKTMAECKRIKHWIDHFDTGLSVTVLDEKEDYSGHDLVIVPSYVVKGLEFDGVFIVNLEEEYTTEELDVKLLYVAMTRPLHRLAVYSMEGKTQLLDLI, encoded by the coding sequence ATGACGATTAAACTCCACCGCGATTATGGTCAGGAATGTACTCGATTGGATGAAACGAAAGATTACATCGAGTACGTCTTGCATGAAAGCGAGCACAACGAGAAGGCGATTCGTGAAAACATCAAAGAGGCGTATGCCAATCTCAACTCGCTCGACGCGTCAGAAGGCTACATCGCCTTGCTGACCAATGTGAAGTTTTTTGAAATGACGCGCGGCAATATCCGCCAGTTGCAGCAAGTGAAGAAGCGGCCATACTTTTGCCGCATCGACGTTCAACCGGACGACACTGACAAGATTCAACCGCTCTACATCGGCAAAGCGTCGCTGTTTCGTCCCGACACGCAGGAGCCTGTCATCGTGGACTGGCGCTCTCCGATCGCCAACGTGTATTACGAAGGCCGCATCGGTGAAGTCAGCTATGAGACGGCAACTGGCACCGAACGGGCAGAATTGCATCTCAAACGCCAGTACACAATCGAAGAGGGCAACCTGCTCGACTACCGCGACATCGACATCACGACGCGCGACGAACTGTTGCAGGAGTCGCTCGGCGGCAGTGCGGACAGCCGATTAAAGGACATCGTCTCCACGATTCAGGAAGAGCAAAACCGCGTCATCCGCGCCGACATGCACCGCCCGATGATCGTCCAAGGGGCGGCGGGCAGCGGCAAAACCACCATCGCCTTACACCGCATCGCGTATCTCATCTACACCTACGGAGACCGCTTCAATCCCGACCAATTCATGATCTTAGCCCCGCACCAACTGTTCCTGAAATACATCGCCGACGTCCTGCCCGAGCTTGGCGTGGAGGCCGTTCGCCAGACCACGTACCTCGATTTTGTGCAGGAGAACATCGGCAAAAAGCTCAAACTCACCGACCCGAACCTGCGCCTGTTTCACTTTTTGGAAGGTGGCGACGATCTGGAGCAACTGCGCTTCATCTCGCGCTTTAAAGGCTCGGCCACCTGCAAACAGCTGATCGACCGCTACCTGGATCGCGTGACGCTGCGGTTGCTGCCGCAAGACAACTGCATGCTAGGCAAGCGCGTGATTGCAACGGCGGAGGAGATCGCGAAATTTTTGCGCGAAGACTATGTGCACCTGCCGATCTACAAGCGAGTCGAAAAGGTCAAAAAGATCTTGCAAGACCGCTTGAAGGTGAAAAAGAAACAGTTGCAAAAAGACATCCTCGACCATTATGACGAGCGCTTGGAAGTCGCGCTCGCCATGCAAAATCCGGTCCAGCGCAAAGCGAAAGTCATCAAGTTGATGGACGATAAAGAAGCGCTGTTGAAAAAGATGGAAGCGGACGCCAAGACGTTGGTCAAAACGTATATGGCGCAGTTTTCCAAGCTGGATTTGGCGGCGCACTATCGCGAGTTTTGGCAGGACGAGGTGTTGCTAAGCACTGCGATGTCGGAGCTGGAACTGCGCGGTGTGCAGGAGCACTCGCTGGCACTGCTCGGGAAGAAACGGATGGAATTGGAGGACACGGCCGCCCTGCTTTACTTGCAGCATAAGCTGTTCGGGTTGCTGACCGAAGTCAAAGTGCGCAACCTTGTGATCGACGAAGCACAGGATTACAGCATCTTCCAACTGTTGGCCCTCAAAGAGGTGCTCGGCTCGGAGATGTTCACGATCTTGGGTGACCTGTCACAAGGGATTCACTCCTATCGCGGCGTGGAGAGTTGGGAGAGCGTGCTGGAGACCGTGTTTCCGAACGGGAACTGTCAGTTCCTCGTGCTGGAGCAAAGCTATCGGACGACGGTGGAGATCATGACGCTCGCCAACCGCGTGATCGTCCATTCCAAGACGCCCAATCTGGTGCTTGCCAAACCTGTGGTACGTCATGGGGAGGAGCCGAAGCAAAGCGTGTTCGCCACCGAGCAGGAACTGATCGCTCAGGTGCTGGCCGACTCGGAGCGCTACAGAGCGGAAGGGCTCAATTCGCTTGCGGTGATCGGCAAAACGATGGCCGAGTGCAAGCGGATCAAGCACTGGATCGACCATTTTGACACGGGACTTTCCGTCACGGTGCTCGATGAGAAAGAGGACTACTCCGGCCATGATCTGGTCATCGTGCCGTCATATGTGGTCAAAGGGTTGGAATTTGACGGGGTGTTTATCGTCAATCTGGAAGAGGAGTACACGACCGAGGAGTTGGATGTGAAGCTCCTGTATGTGGCGATGACGCGTCCTTTGCACCGTCTGGCCGTCTACTCGATGGAAGGAAAAACGCAACTGCTGGATCTTATCTGA
- a CDS encoding DODA-type extradiol aromatic ring-opening family dioxygenase, whose amino-acid sequence MVPALFLAHGSPLLAIQDNEYARFLTQLGSQYKPKAIIIFTAHWEKETLTVSYMDQSYDTIYDFYGFPEEMYNIKYPAKGSTAVADQVIARFAAHNIPVQKDTTRGLDHGSWVLLRRMYPDANIPVVQISIHPFLSPEEQFKIGQALQGLGQEDIMIIGSGVTVHNLRIIKWEQTTPEPWAVEFDDWLLEKFNAGDQEALFHYDQLAPHARLAVPRPEHFVPLFIAAGSGDPSTAPQVIHRSYELGTLSYLSLAF is encoded by the coding sequence ATGGTTCCCGCACTGTTTCTTGCACATGGATCGCCGTTGCTTGCCATCCAAGACAATGAATATGCCCGTTTTCTTACTCAACTCGGCTCTCAATATAAACCCAAAGCGATCATCATCTTCACCGCCCACTGGGAAAAAGAGACTCTGACCGTTTCCTACATGGATCAGTCCTACGACACGATCTATGACTTCTACGGGTTCCCAGAGGAGATGTACAACATCAAGTACCCGGCGAAAGGCTCGACCGCAGTGGCCGACCAAGTGATCGCCCGTTTTGCTGCGCACAACATCCCTGTCCAAAAAGACACCACCCGCGGACTTGACCACGGATCTTGGGTGCTCCTGCGCCGCATGTATCCAGATGCCAACATTCCGGTCGTCCAAATTTCGATTCACCCGTTCTTGTCTCCTGAAGAACAGTTTAAGATCGGGCAGGCGCTACAAGGCTTGGGACAGGAAGACATCATGATCATCGGTAGCGGCGTCACCGTCCACAACCTGCGCATCATCAAATGGGAGCAAACGACTCCCGAACCGTGGGCGGTCGAATTTGACGACTGGCTGTTAGAAAAATTCAATGCGGGCGACCAAGAGGCGCTGTTCCACTACGACCAACTCGCGCCCCACGCCCGCCTCGCCGTCCCGCGCCCCGAACATTTTGTCCCGTTGTTCATTGCAGCCGGCAGTGGCGACCCGTCCACCGCCCCTCAGGTCATCCACCGCAGTTATGAGTTGGGGACGCTGAGCTATCTATCGCTCGCCTTTTAA
- a CDS encoding DMT family transporter — protein MGWLYLILAGLGEVFGVAGINRINEKKDWQSYAIFTVGFLFSFGFLTLAMESIAMSTAYAVWTGIGTVGSVVLGMLFYGESKEWRRMLYMSMVLAAAVGLKLIS, from the coding sequence ATGGGATGGCTGTATTTGATCCTCGCAGGTTTGGGAGAAGTGTTCGGGGTGGCAGGGATTAATCGGATCAACGAGAAGAAAGATTGGCAGTCCTACGCGATTTTTACCGTCGGCTTTCTATTCTCGTTCGGCTTCTTGACCCTGGCGATGGAGTCGATTGCAATGAGCACCGCCTATGCCGTCTGGACTGGGATCGGCACGGTGGGCAGTGTGGTGTTAGGCATGCTGTTTTATGGAGAATCTAAAGAATGGCGAAGAATGCTATACATGAGCATGGTGCTGGCGGCCGCGGTAGGGTTGAAATTGATTTCGTAA
- a CDS encoding MFS transporter, which produces MERLWTQNFVRMMIANLLLFTSFYFLTPTLPLFVSEMGASASQVGIVIGIFTLSAVVIRPFIGGLLDRVGRRSFVLIGLLVFGLTMYLYNWTAAIGALIALRIFHGLSWAVSTTAIGTAVTDIIPPRRRGEGMGWFGLSMTVGMALGPMFGLIVLDNSSFHLLFLVTTGLGLAAFVLALLTKMPFARQKTGGKIVLFEKSVLPMMVLGFLLAVTYGGITSFFPLFAEEIHVNAGTFFIVYAITLTLTRPIAGKLSDRFGELVVLIPTVSLIVCSLIVLSLAHGTGGVVATAILYGLGFGSAQPILQSAMIRVAPADRKGVANASFFTALDLGIGLGTIILGYVSQLFGYRVLFAVCTVFGIAGLLFTLFLVKKQRSKLQSPA; this is translated from the coding sequence ATGGAACGATTATGGACGCAGAACTTTGTTCGCATGATGATTGCAAATTTACTGCTGTTTACTAGTTTTTATTTTCTCACTCCGACCCTGCCCTTATTTGTGAGCGAGATGGGCGCTTCCGCTTCGCAGGTCGGCATCGTGATCGGGATCTTCACTCTGTCTGCCGTCGTGATCCGACCGTTTATCGGTGGACTGCTCGACCGAGTCGGACGAAGATCGTTCGTTTTGATCGGCTTGCTCGTGTTCGGTTTGACGATGTATCTGTACAACTGGACAGCTGCGATCGGTGCGCTCATCGCCTTGCGCATTTTCCACGGCCTCTCGTGGGCCGTCTCCACCACTGCGATCGGCACCGCGGTGACAGACATCATCCCCCCTCGCCGCCGTGGTGAAGGCATGGGCTGGTTTGGGTTGTCGATGACCGTCGGCATGGCGCTCGGGCCGATGTTCGGGCTGATCGTGCTCGACAACAGTTCGTTTCACCTGTTGTTTCTCGTTACCACCGGACTTGGCCTCGCCGCCTTCGTGCTGGCCCTGCTGACCAAAATGCCGTTTGCGCGACAAAAGACGGGCGGCAAGATCGTCCTGTTTGAAAAATCGGTATTGCCGATGATGGTACTCGGGTTCTTACTCGCCGTCACCTATGGCGGCATCACCTCATTTTTTCCGCTGTTTGCTGAAGAGATCCACGTCAACGCCGGCACTTTCTTCATCGTCTACGCGATCACTTTGACGCTCACCCGTCCGATCGCTGGGAAGTTGTCAGACCGCTTCGGTGAATTGGTCGTGCTGATCCCGACCGTATCGCTGATAGTCTGCTCCCTGATCGTGCTGTCGCTGGCCCACGGAACGGGTGGCGTCGTGGCGACTGCCATCCTGTACGGCCTCGGTTTTGGTTCGGCTCAGCCGATCTTGCAGTCGGCGATGATCCGCGTGGCCCCCGCCGATCGCAAAGGCGTGGCCAACGCATCGTTCTTCACCGCATTAGACCTCGGCATCGGACTTGGTACGATCATCCTCGGCTATGTTTCACAGCTCTTCGGATATCGCGTGCTCTTTGCCGTCTGCACCGTCTTCGGCATCGCCGGACTCCTCTTTACCCTGTTCTTAGTCAAAAAGCAACGGAGCAAACTGCAAAGCCCTGCGTAG
- the cls gene encoding cardiolipin synthase: MGIGTGYFESSAILTWIPVINLFFAFAIIFLERKNVTSTWAWLLVLVVLPAVGFLLYLLIGQNLRRQKLYRVRDITESRLIESVHLQANHLQHAEGLDAYRSLVHLNLVSNYSFLTQDNRVTIFASGHEKFESLLLEIREAKQHVHLLYYMIKRDRLGMKLLDLLIQKAHEGVEVKLIYDHVGSGGLSRRQFRRLTEAGGEVRPFFPSRIPYLNWRINFRNHRKVAVIDGRVGYVGGFNIGDEYLGLDKRFGHWRDTHLQIIGSAVYQLQGQFFLDWFAAAREEVRLDQKFFPKLEPAGKTSIQVVASGPNSELEYIRNGYLKLIYEAKASICLQTPYFIPDDDVLNALKIAALSGVEVRLMLPRKADHRLVQWASMSYLGELLKVGVRCFLYDRGFLHAKTIVVDGKVGVVGTANIDNRSFRLNFEISAFLYDEQQASKLQRLFEADLADCVELTYDLYERRSRAARILESLARLLSPLL, encoded by the coding sequence ATGGGGATCGGAACGGGGTATTTTGAGTCATCGGCGATCCTGACGTGGATACCAGTTATCAATTTATTTTTTGCATTTGCCATCATTTTTCTGGAACGAAAAAATGTCACTTCGACGTGGGCCTGGCTGTTGGTGTTGGTCGTGCTGCCCGCTGTGGGATTTCTGCTCTACCTGTTGATCGGGCAGAATCTGCGACGGCAAAAGCTGTATCGGGTGCGAGACATCACAGAATCGAGGCTGATCGAAAGCGTACATCTGCAAGCGAACCATCTGCAACATGCTGAAGGTCTAGATGCCTATCGCTCGCTGGTGCACTTGAATCTGGTCAGCAACTACTCGTTTCTGACCCAGGACAATCGGGTGACGATCTTCGCCAGCGGACATGAGAAGTTTGAAAGCTTGCTCCTCGAGATTCGTGAAGCGAAACAACACGTCCATCTGCTCTACTATATGATCAAACGCGACCGCCTGGGGATGAAACTGCTCGATCTGCTGATTCAAAAGGCGCACGAGGGGGTCGAGGTCAAATTGATCTATGATCATGTCGGCTCTGGAGGTCTGTCGCGGCGTCAATTCCGGCGTTTGACCGAAGCGGGCGGGGAAGTCCGCCCCTTTTTTCCTTCACGGATCCCTTACTTGAATTGGCGTATCAACTTTCGAAACCATCGCAAAGTGGCGGTGATCGACGGTCGGGTTGGGTATGTCGGCGGGTTTAACATCGGGGATGAATATTTGGGGTTGGACAAGCGTTTTGGCCATTGGCGCGATACGCACTTGCAGATCATCGGCAGTGCCGTGTACCAGTTGCAGGGCCAGTTTTTTCTCGATTGGTTTGCGGCGGCGCGGGAAGAGGTGCGGTTGGATCAAAAATTTTTTCCGAAATTGGAACCGGCGGGCAAGACTTCGATTCAAGTGGTCGCCAGCGGTCCGAATTCGGAGCTGGAGTACATTCGCAACGGATATCTCAAATTGATCTATGAGGCGAAAGCGAGCATCTGTCTGCAAACGCCCTATTTTATTCCTGATGATGATGTGCTCAACGCGTTGAAGATTGCGGCGTTGTCCGGCGTAGAAGTGCGGCTGATGCTACCGCGCAAGGCCGATCACCGCTTGGTGCAGTGGGCCTCGATGTCCTATCTCGGTGAACTGCTCAAAGTCGGAGTGAGGTGTTTTCTGTATGACCGCGGCTTCCTGCATGCCAAAACGATCGTGGTGGACGGCAAAGTGGGCGTGGTCGGGACGGCGAACATCGACAACCGCAGCTTTCGATTGAATTTTGAAATCAGCGCTTTTCTCTATGATGAACAGCAGGCATCCAAGTTGCAACGCCTGTTCGAAGCCGATCTGGCCGACTGCGTGGAGTTGACGTACGATCTGTACGAACGTCGCTCCCGAGCCGCACGCATCTTAGAATCCCTAGCCAGATTGTTATCGCCGTTGCTATAA
- a CDS encoding acyl-CoA thioesterase: MYQNEVHVRFSDCDALGHVNNAVYFTYFEESRKDLFRIFNPELDTHNWNLIVASTRCDFLSEAMYAQKLTVYTWIGKLGSSSFEVEHAMADELGNWVARGKATMLGFDFDQKKAVAMTDDIRNKLLEHSTGPDGVPAIRG, from the coding sequence GTGTATCAAAATGAAGTTCATGTGCGCTTTTCAGACTGCGATGCGTTGGGACATGTCAACAACGCCGTCTACTTTACATACTTTGAGGAGTCGCGAAAAGATCTGTTCCGCATCTTCAACCCGGAGCTGGACACGCACAATTGGAATCTGATCGTCGCTTCGACCCGTTGCGACTTTCTGTCCGAAGCGATGTACGCACAAAAATTGACCGTCTACACGTGGATCGGCAAGCTGGGCTCGTCCAGCTTTGAAGTGGAACATGCGATGGCCGATGAGTTGGGCAACTGGGTGGCGCGCGGCAAGGCGACTATGCTCGGGTTTGATTTTGACCAAAAGAAAGCGGTCGCGATGACCGACGACATCCGCAACAAACTGCTTGAACATAGCACAGGCCCGGACGGTGTACCTGCGATCCGCGGCTAG
- a CDS encoding MDR family MFS transporter, producing the protein MTTAQTVEPTDLTQPSRKRTLVIIGLMLGLFFASLDQTVVGTAMPTIIGQLGGIELLTWITTAYLLTSTAVVPIAGKLADLFGRRVIYMIGMGIFIIGSALCGMAESMTQLAVYRAIQGLGGGILMPLAMTIIGDITTGESRAKMQGMFMAVFGLSSLAGPQAGGWIVDHWHWNWIFYINLPFGLLAMVFIALGLKNVHVKKEVIIDWAGIGTLIVGIVSLLLALSFGGNKYAWDSVEILGLFGLAVVSLVSFVFVELRAKDPVIPMGLFKNSVFTSVNIIGFLMSLGMFGAMMFIPLFMQGVVGMSPSQTASVMTPMMLGSMVASIIGSRLLLKIGLRPQLIIGMGIMLIGFILFLTLGLETTQLRASLYMIIMGAGMGMIMPSLGIAVQEAFPAEIRGTVTSATTFFRSIGGTVGIAVLGTLFNSKSIEMIGTKLDMTLQSFGPQGEQLLDMAHNSPQGLYSSLLSDTFLNGLPQEVAGMFSTQVVPVLKDALLTSIHSVFSIAVWFLAAGLVAAFFVGKVKISGAKAKPTKAEETIKAEEAVQS; encoded by the coding sequence ATGACTACAGCACAAACGGTAGAGCCAACCGATTTGACACAACCCAGCCGCAAGCGGACGTTGGTGATCATCGGTTTGATGCTCGGTCTGTTTTTTGCATCGCTCGACCAGACGGTGGTGGGTACGGCGATGCCGACGATCATCGGTCAGTTGGGCGGAATCGAATTGCTGACTTGGATTACAACCGCGTACCTGTTGACTTCGACAGCGGTCGTCCCGATCGCGGGGAAGCTCGCCGATCTGTTTGGTCGCCGCGTGATCTACATGATCGGCATGGGCATATTCATCATCGGTTCGGCGCTGTGTGGGATGGCGGAGAGCATGACACAGCTCGCAGTCTACCGCGCCATACAAGGGCTTGGCGGCGGGATCTTGATGCCGCTGGCGATGACGATCATCGGGGACATCACGACCGGGGAGTCCCGTGCGAAGATGCAAGGGATGTTTATGGCTGTCTTTGGCCTGTCTTCGTTGGCTGGCCCGCAGGCGGGCGGCTGGATCGTTGACCATTGGCACTGGAATTGGATTTTTTACATCAATCTGCCGTTCGGTCTGTTGGCAATGGTGTTTATCGCCTTGGGTTTGAAAAATGTGCATGTCAAGAAAGAAGTGATCATCGACTGGGCGGGCATCGGCACGCTGATCGTCGGGATCGTCTCACTGCTGTTGGCGCTGTCGTTTGGCGGCAACAAGTATGCGTGGGATTCGGTGGAGATTCTCGGCCTGTTCGGATTGGCGGTCGTCTCGCTCGTGTCGTTCGTCTTCGTGGAACTGCGGGCGAAAGACCCGGTCATCCCGATGGGGCTATTTAAGAACAGCGTATTTACCTCGGTGAACATCATCGGGTTCTTGATGAGTCTCGGCATGTTCGGCGCGATGATGTTCATTCCGCTCTTCATGCAAGGTGTGGTCGGGATGTCGCCTTCGCAAACCGCGTCGGTCATGACCCCGATGATGCTCGGTTCGATGGTCGCGTCGATCATCGGTTCGCGCTTGTTGCTCAAGATCGGTCTGCGTCCGCAGTTGATCATCGGCATGGGGATCATGCTGATCGGGTTCATCCTGTTCCTGACGCTCGGTCTCGAAACGACGCAACTGCGCGCCAGCCTATACATGATCATCATGGGGGCCGGGATGGGTATGATCATGCCGTCGCTTGGGATTGCTGTCCAAGAAGCGTTTCCGGCTGAGATTCGCGGGACGGTCACGTCGGCGACGACGTTCTTCCGCTCGATCGGCGGCACGGTCGGCATCGCGGTGCTCGGCACCCTGTTCAACAGCAAGTCGATCGAAATGATCGGGACCAAGCTCGACATGACGTTACAGAGCTTCGGTCCGCAAGGTGAACAGCTGCTCGACATGGCGCACAACAGTCCGCAGGGTCTCTATTCCTCGCTGCTCTCCGACACGTTCCTGAATGGACTGCCGCAAGAGGTGGCCGGGATGTTCAGCACGCAGGTCGTGCCGGTGCTGAAAGACGCGCTGTTGACCTCGATTCATTCTGTGTTTTCCATCGCGGTCTGGTTCCTCGCCGCAGGGCTTGTGGCCGCATTCTTCGTAGGCAAAGTGAAGATCAGTGGGGCAAAGGCCAAACCGACGAAAGCGGAGGAAACGATCAAGGCGGAAGAAGCTGTACAAAGTTAA
- a CDS encoding MFS transporter, with the protein MLSLRALKTYNYAYFSLLSLFISFLPVYLSARGVSAAKIGAIIGIGSMIGIVSQPFWGFMSDKYRTVKKMLLLTLAISVLIGTITFSVSNGIVLLLLVALLYFFFLPSDPLTESMNYRLSEQMGVSFGSVRMFGAIGYATTSLIAGAVSTYLGITSFAWLFLGFGLAALLIALRLPDVTAQSKSFALQDLLRFLRNRETVLFFVLMMITALPHRMNDSFLGVYLHSLGASTGLIGLAWFVAAISEITFFALSARLLAKGSERMWIAGAALFYTLRFLLCSLFPTPYAIIMLQLTQGVTFVIFYTASLQYLNRTVPPEWQATGTTLLAILFFGVSGMIGSWLGGWIFGWLGGPALYLVMAGLSLIGFLYAITYRAK; encoded by the coding sequence ATGCTTTCATTGCGCGCTTTAAAGACTTATAACTACGCTTATTTCTCTTTGCTCTCGCTGTTCATCTCGTTCCTGCCCGTCTACCTGTCCGCTCGCGGTGTTTCGGCGGCCAAGATCGGGGCCATCATCGGGATCGGGTCGATGATCGGCATCGTCTCACAGCCCTTCTGGGGTTTTATGAGTGACAAATACCGCACCGTCAAAAAAATGCTGCTGCTCACCCTCGCCATTTCCGTGCTGATCGGCACGATCACCTTTTCTGTGAGCAACGGTATCGTTTTGTTGCTGTTGGTCGCCTTGCTCTATTTCTTTTTCCTGCCCTCCGACCCGCTGACCGAGAGCATGAACTACCGCCTCTCCGAACAGATGGGCGTGTCATTCGGCTCGGTCCGCATGTTCGGCGCGATCGGCTATGCAACGACCTCGCTGATCGCAGGCGCGGTTTCGACCTATTTGGGCATTACCAGTTTTGCTTGGCTGTTTTTGGGCTTTGGGCTGGCCGCGCTGTTGATCGCGCTTCGCCTGCCCGACGTGACGGCGCAATCCAAGTCGTTCGCGCTTCAAGATCTGCTCCGCTTTTTGCGCAATCGAGAGACGGTGCTCTTTTTCGTACTCATGATGATCACCGCCTTGCCGCACCGCATGAACGACAGTTTCCTCGGCGTCTATCTGCACAGCCTCGGCGCTTCGACCGGGCTGATCGGTCTGGCGTGGTTTGTGGCGGCGATCAGCGAAATCACCTTTTTCGCCTTGAGCGCTCGCCTGCTCGCCAAAGGCAGTGAACGGATGTGGATCGCAGGTGCGGCGCTCTTCTATACGTTGCGCTTCCTGCTCTGCTCGCTCTTTCCGACGCCCTATGCGATCATTATGCTCCAACTCACGCAAGGCGTGACCTTTGTCATCTTCTACACCGCCTCCCTGCAATACCTCAACCGCACCGTCCCGCCAGAATGGCAAGCCACAGGCACCACGCTGTTGGCCATCCTTTTCTTCGGCGTCTCCGGCATGATCGGCTCATGGCTGGGCGGCTGGATCTTCGGCTGGCTGGGCGGCCCTGCACTGTATCTGGTCATGGCCGGGCTGTCCTTGATCGGCTTTCTGTATGCCATCACCTATCGAGCCAAATGA